Genomic DNA from Pseudomonas helmanticensis:
GACGGAAAATAGTACGCAGCATAGAGATGGCTTGGCCGAACCCGTGGAGCGGGCCATTATACAGACCCTGCCGATCGAGACTGACTGGAGTTCCCCATGCTGCGTGGCTTTTTGATGCTGGCCGCTTTTTTCGGTTTCACCGGTGTGGCGCTGGGCGCATTTGCCGCCCACGGCCTGAAAAACCGCCTGACCCCCGAATACCTGACGATTTTCCATACCGGCGTTACCTATCAGTTGGTACACACGCTGGCGCTGTTCGGCGTCGCGCTGCTGGCCACGCACGTTCAGGGGCGACTGGTGACCTGGGCCGGCGTGTCGTTCACCGTCGGCATCCTGTTGTTCTCGGGCAGCCTGTATGTGCTGACCACCACCGGTATCAGCAAACTCGGGATCATCACTCCGTTCGGTGGCTTGGCATTCCTGATCGGCTGGCTATGCCTGGGCCTCGCCGCCTGGCGCCTGGCCTGATCTGAAACTGTTCCCGCCTGGCGCCTGATCTGATCTAACTGTTCCCGGTAGGAGCCGCCTGCGGCAGCTCCTACAGTTGGCCGCGTAGACAGGCATTTGCGCGGAGCAAGCGCTTTCAAGACGAATGGCTTGGGTCAGCCTGACTGATCGGGCTAGAATGCCAGCCCCTAAAAATGATGGCGGCATTGCGCATGCGCATTCAGTTGAACGGTGAATCCCTTGAACTGCCCGACGGCGAGACCGTTGCGGCCCTGATCACCCGTCTGGAACTGACCGGACGCCGGGTGGCAGTCGAACTCAATCTGGATATCGTCCCGCGCAGCCAGCATGCCGACACCACGCTCAACGACGGTGACAACGTCGAAGTCGTGCACGCCATCGGCGGCGGCTAGTCGGGCGGCCCGCAAGGGCACAGAATTCTGCAAGACCCTCACCCCTAAAGAGGATTCCCCATGAGCATCGTTCGTAGCGACAAGCCTTTTGTGCTGGCCGGTCGTACTTACCAGTCGCGTTTGCTGGTCGGTACCGGCAAGTACCGTGACATGGAAGAAACCCGCCAGGCCATCGAAGCCTCGGGTGCCGAGATCGTCACCTTCGCCGTGCGCCGCACCAACCTCGGTCAGATCGAAGGCGAGCCGAACCTGCTCGATGTGCTGTCGCCGCAGCGCTACACCTTCCTGCCGAACACCGCCGGTTGCTACGACGCCATCGAAGCCGTGCGCACCTGCCGCCTGGCCCGTGAGTTGCTCGATGGCCACAACCTGGTGAAGCTGGAAGTGCTGGCTGACCAGAAGACCCTGTTCCCCAATGTCATCGAAACCCTGAAAGCCGCGGAAACGCTGGTGAAGGAAGGTTTCGACGTGATGGTCTACACCAGCGATGACCCGATCATCGCCCGTCAGTTGGCGG
This window encodes:
- the thiS gene encoding sulfur carrier protein ThiS, producing MRIQLNGESLELPDGETVAALITRLELTGRRVAVELNLDIVPRSQHADTTLNDGDNVEVVHAIGGG
- a CDS encoding DUF423 domain-containing protein, whose product is MLRGFLMLAAFFGFTGVALGAFAAHGLKNRLTPEYLTIFHTGVTYQLVHTLALFGVALLATHVQGRLVTWAGVSFTVGILLFSGSLYVLTTTGISKLGIITPFGGLAFLIGWLCLGLAAWRLA
- a CDS encoding thiazole synthase is translated as MSIVRSDKPFVLAGRTYQSRLLVGTGKYRDMEETRQAIEASGAEIVTFAVRRTNLGQIEGEPNLLDVLSPQRYTFLPNTAGCYDAIEAVRTCRLARELLDGHNLVKLEVLADQKTLFPNVIETLKAAETLVKEGFDVMVYTSDDPIIARQLAEIGCIAVMPLAGLIGSGLGICNPYNLQIILEEAKIPVLVDAGVGTASDATIAMELGCDAVLMNSAIAHAQQPVMMAEAMKHAIVAGRLAYLAGRMPKKLYASASSPLDGLIK